Proteins encoded together in one Deinococcus hopiensis KR-140 window:
- the pdhA gene encoding pyruvate dehydrogenase (acetyl-transferring) E1 component subunit alpha translates to MPRSQTTPPQASPAQPGEAAYQAAQGEMFQLIAPDGSVTDAARLPGPATRLHLYRHMRRIRHFDERAWVLYRTGRMGVFPPFGGMEASQVGTAAALTNEDWLFPTYRDTGAALTYGLPIPQTVAYWRTSPHGWAMPENLKVLPFYIPIATQYPHAVGAALAEKRKGTQNVAMAFIGDGGSSEGDFHEALNFAGALNAPCVFVLQNNGWAISVPTRSQTKATNLSRRAEGYGIPGVRVDGNDVLATYVAAAEAVQRARNGEGPTLIETVTYRVKPHTVADDPSRYRSAEDTAGWDTKDPVVRLRTHLLREGHLTEQGEAELLREIEAEFEAAVTEADQFPEPTPAEIVDHVFAEPTPALVRQRAQLLEEERG, encoded by the coding sequence ATGCCCAGGTCCCAGACCACCCCCCCTCAAGCCAGTCCCGCCCAGCCCGGCGAGGCCGCCTATCAGGCCGCCCAGGGCGAGATGTTCCAGCTGATCGCGCCCGACGGCAGCGTGACCGACGCGGCCCGCCTCCCCGGTCCCGCAACCCGGCTGCACCTCTACCGGCACATGCGCCGCATCCGCCACTTCGACGAGCGGGCCTGGGTGCTGTACCGCACGGGCCGCATGGGTGTCTTTCCTCCCTTCGGCGGAATGGAGGCCAGCCAGGTGGGCACCGCCGCCGCCCTGACGAATGAGGACTGGCTCTTTCCCACCTACCGCGACACGGGCGCGGCACTGACCTACGGCCTGCCCATTCCGCAAACCGTGGCCTACTGGCGCACCAGCCCGCACGGCTGGGCCATGCCCGAAAACCTCAAGGTGCTGCCCTTCTACATCCCCATCGCCACCCAGTATCCACACGCGGTGGGGGCGGCGCTGGCCGAGAAGCGCAAGGGCACGCAGAACGTGGCGATGGCCTTTATCGGGGACGGCGGCAGCAGTGAGGGCGACTTTCACGAGGCGCTGAACTTCGCCGGAGCGCTGAACGCCCCGTGCGTGTTTGTCCTCCAGAACAACGGCTGGGCGATCAGCGTGCCCACCCGCTCGCAGACCAAGGCCACCAATCTGTCGCGCCGCGCCGAGGGCTACGGCATTCCCGGCGTCCGGGTGGACGGCAACGACGTGCTGGCAACGTATGTGGCAGCGGCCGAGGCCGTCCAGCGGGCGCGAAACGGCGAGGGCCCCACCTTGATAGAGACCGTGACCTACCGCGTCAAACCCCACACCGTGGCCGACGATCCCAGCCGCTACCGCTCCGCCGAGGACACGGCGGGCTGGGACACCAAAGATCCAGTGGTTCGCCTGCGGACGCACCTGCTGCGCGAGGGCCACCTGACCGAGCAGGGCGAGGCCGAGCTGCTGCGAGAAATTGAGGCCGAGTTTGAGGCGGCGGTGACCGAGGCGGACCAGTTCCCCGAGCCCACACCCGCCGAGATCGTGGACCACGTGTTCGCCGAGCCGACGCCCGCCCTCGTGCGCCAGCGGGCACAACTGCTCGAGGAGGAGCGCGGATGA
- a CDS encoding DUF4384 domain-containing protein, whose translation MTSLSPLLVGTGLLLGAAGAAPVISAQSIIVNPAQTTLTVKVWTDRGSGTQVPGYVPGERIRLYTSVNQDAYVYLFNVDPQGHVDLILPNRFQGGGNFLKANTTRTFPAASDPFTFNIAAPYGLNKVLALASRTPLKLDQIATFKAQQDSFATVNLQGQEKLAQALSIVVNPVPAENWISATAYYNVAQPSAAAPLQTPATAAQTATAPPPRGTPIQPVAPKASALSVTVQPATPTNTPQPLPAGREWQTTVERSGNLGEVYAEFAARVRAEGYSQVSMRQTGNHIRGEFRKGTSSATLEVKQKGKRFEVQLNRR comes from the coding sequence ATGACGTCTCTCTCTCCCCTCCTCGTTGGAACCGGCCTGCTGTTGGGTGCGGCTGGCGCGGCGCCCGTGATCAGTGCCCAGAGCATCATCGTGAACCCCGCGCAGACCACCCTGACGGTAAAGGTGTGGACGGACCGCGGCAGCGGCACGCAAGTGCCGGGATACGTGCCGGGCGAGCGCATCCGGCTTTATACCAGCGTGAACCAGGACGCCTACGTGTACCTGTTCAACGTGGACCCCCAGGGTCATGTGGACCTGATCTTGCCCAACCGTTTTCAGGGTGGGGGCAACTTCCTGAAGGCCAACACCACCCGGACCTTTCCGGCGGCCAGCGACCCCTTTACCTTCAACATTGCCGCGCCGTACGGTCTGAACAAGGTACTGGCGCTGGCAAGCCGCACGCCTCTCAAGCTCGACCAGATCGCCACGTTCAAGGCGCAGCAAGACAGCTTCGCCACCGTGAACCTGCAGGGCCAGGAAAAGCTGGCGCAGGCGCTGAGCATCGTGGTCAACCCTGTGCCCGCCGAAAACTGGATCAGCGCAACGGCCTACTACAACGTGGCGCAGCCCAGCGCGGCCGCTCCCCTGCAGACGCCCGCAACAGCGGCCCAGACGGCCACGGCTCCACCTCCGCGCGGCACGCCCATTCAACCCGTCGCCCCCAAAGCTTCGGCCCTGTCGGTGACCGTGCAGCCCGCCACCCCCACGAATACCCCGCAGCCCCTGCCTGCCGGACGCGAGTGGCAGACCACCGTGGAGCGCAGCGGGAACCTCGGCGAGGTGTACGCCGAGTTCGCCGCCCGTGTCCGCGCCGAGGGCTACAGCCAGGTCAGCATGCGCCAGACCGGCAATCACATTCGCGGAGAATTCCGCAAGGGCACGTCCAGCGCCACCTTGGAAGTGAAGCAAAAGGGCAAGCGCTTTGAAGTGCAGCTGAACCGCCGCTGA
- a CDS encoding alpha-ketoacid dehydrogenase subunit beta: MTAPSPTTKTRTMTMVSAINDALALALETDPTVHIFGEDVGVMGGVFRATDGLQARFGADRVFDTPLAEAGIVGMGIGMGLAGLKPIAEIQFAGFLYPALDQVLSHLGRYRHRTRSRYHLPMVVRAPYGGGVHTPEQHADSPEAILAHTPGVKVVIPSTPGDAKGLLLSAIADPDPVFFFEAIKLYRSVKEEVVQGHYTVPLGQARLATQGDDVTVICYGGMVEVAQKAAAAARPHGIGVEVVDLRTLVPLDTETVLESVAKTGRVVVVTEAPRTGGFHSEISAIIAEEAIEYLRAPIVRVTGFDAPYPPFTSIEDSYRPNPVRVAKAIRQVMAY; the protein is encoded by the coding sequence ATGACCGCTCCCTCTCCCACTACCAAAACCCGCACCATGACGATGGTGTCCGCCATCAACGACGCCCTGGCCCTCGCGCTGGAGACGGACCCCACCGTTCACATCTTCGGGGAGGACGTGGGCGTGATGGGCGGCGTATTCCGCGCCACCGACGGCCTCCAGGCCCGTTTTGGCGCGGATCGCGTCTTCGACACCCCCCTGGCTGAAGCGGGCATCGTCGGCATGGGCATCGGCATGGGGCTGGCAGGACTCAAGCCCATCGCGGAGATTCAGTTCGCGGGCTTTCTGTACCCGGCGCTCGATCAGGTGCTGTCTCACCTGGGCCGCTACCGCCACCGCACGCGCAGCCGCTACCACCTGCCCATGGTGGTGCGCGCACCTTACGGCGGCGGGGTGCATACGCCCGAGCAGCACGCCGACTCGCCTGAGGCGATACTGGCCCACACGCCCGGCGTGAAGGTGGTGATTCCCTCCACGCCGGGCGACGCCAAGGGCCTACTGCTCTCGGCCATTGCAGACCCGGACCCGGTGTTCTTTTTCGAGGCGATCAAGCTCTACCGCTCCGTGAAGGAGGAGGTGGTGCAGGGCCACTACACGGTGCCGCTGGGCCAGGCCCGCCTCGCCACCCAGGGCGACGACGTGACCGTAATTTGCTACGGCGGAATGGTGGAGGTGGCCCAGAAGGCTGCCGCCGCCGCCCGCCCGCACGGCATCGGCGTAGAGGTGGTGGACCTGCGGACCCTGGTGCCCCTGGACACCGAGACAGTACTGGAGAGCGTCGCCAAGACGGGCCGCGTGGTCGTCGTCACCGAGGCCCCGCGTACCGGCGGCTTCCATTCTGAGATCAGCGCCATCATCGCCGAGGAGGCCATCGAGTACCTCCGCGCCCCCATCGTGCGCGTGACCGGCTTCGACGCCCCCTACCCGCCCTTTACCTCCATCGAGGACAGCTACCGCCCCAACCCGGTGAGGGTGGCAAAGGCGATCCGGCAGGTCATGGCGTACTGA